From Pelosinus fermentans DSM 17108, the proteins below share one genomic window:
- a CDS encoding MATE family efflux transporter, translating to MLNNVLNPNIKKKVKVVLTLAVPTVIENFLITIVGFVDTLFVSKIGLHEVSAVGITNAIIAIYIAVFLAMGIGTSSLIAGSIHFFI from the coding sequence ATGCTTAATAATGTTCTGAATCCAAATATAAAGAAAAAAGTAAAAGTTGTATTAACACTTGCGGTACCGACTGTAATTGAGAACTTTTTAATTACGATCGTAGGGTTTGTTGACACTCTTTTTGTATCTAAAATTGGTTTGCACGAAGTGTCGGCCGTTGGCATCACAAATGCTATTATCGCAATTTACATAGCTGTGTTTTTGGCGATGGGGATTGGAACATCTTCGCTCATAGCTGGTTCCATCCATTTTTTTATTTAA
- a CDS encoding GNAT family N-acetyltransferase, producing MARAQCRLPFIKAVIREKRHLAGHERKVTMDAPNIVIRKIDNNDIASVQNFLLGQLQDLFSQAGQSAITDDVWGLAKLYIEPDRNQMWAAFSLEGAVIGTIAICEYNDRIAVLKGRYPGKTTAEIGRCYIEKTLRRQGIGSRLLKEVEAFCYEKEYEIIYLHTHRFLPGGFHFWEKQGFRIVVEEEGDAQIVHMEKSVVSK from the coding sequence TTGGCCAGGGCACAGTGCCGCCTGCCATTTATTAAAGCTGTAATCAGGGAAAAACGACATTTAGCAGGACATGAAAGGAAGGTTACGATGGACGCCCCAAATATAGTGATTCGCAAGATTGACAATAATGATATTGCCAGTGTGCAAAATTTCTTGTTAGGACAGCTGCAGGACCTCTTTTCCCAGGCTGGACAAAGTGCTATTACCGATGATGTCTGGGGACTGGCGAAGTTATATATTGAGCCTGACCGCAATCAAATGTGGGCTGCCTTCTCTCTTGAAGGCGCTGTTATCGGGACAATTGCGATTTGTGAGTATAATGACCGGATTGCCGTTCTGAAAGGACGCTATCCCGGAAAGACTACTGCGGAAATTGGACGCTGTTATATTGAAAAAACACTGAGAAGACAAGGGATTGGATCGAGACTGCTAAAAGAAGTCGAAGCCTTTTGTTATGAAAAAGAGTATGAAATCATATATCTGCACACACACCGATTCTTGCCAGGCGGATTTCATTTCTGGGAGAAGCAGGGTTTTCGCATTGTAGTGGAAGAAGAGGGCGATGCTCAAATTGTGCATATGGAAAAATCAGTTGTATCTAAGTAA
- a CDS encoding ABC transporter ATP-binding protein gives MSADKETILTIEHVIKRFPIADGCILTACDDVSLSLYQGETLGVVGESGCGKSTLVKLIMQLHTTTSGAICHRGEDLTRLTGERMRQSRRHIQMVFQDPSQAFNPKMKIKDILCEPLRNFKLIKDREAEKKAEELLRMVELPEEFADRYPGNMSGGQRQRVGIARALALEPEILVCDEATSALDVSVQKKIIELLVRIQREKNLSMIFICHDLALVSQISHRIAVMYLGNIVEVLAGDVLNEAKHPYTKALLQAVFPVKKKEGTVVRSLEGEIPSPLDLPPGCPFQSRCPESIERCGREKPVLEELWPGHSAACHLLKL, from the coding sequence ATGTCAGCTGACAAGGAGACGATTTTAACAATTGAGCATGTCATAAAGCGTTTTCCAATAGCTGATGGGTGCATACTGACAGCCTGTGATGATGTTTCGCTATCCCTTTATCAGGGAGAAACCCTCGGCGTTGTTGGCGAAAGCGGCTGCGGTAAAAGCACGCTGGTAAAACTGATCATGCAGCTCCATACAACGACAAGTGGGGCTATCTGCCACCGGGGCGAGGATCTGACCCGGCTTACGGGAGAGCGTATGCGGCAAAGTCGTCGGCATATCCAGATGGTGTTTCAGGATCCCTCGCAGGCCTTTAATCCAAAGATGAAAATAAAAGATATCCTTTGTGAGCCGCTGCGCAACTTTAAGCTGATAAAAGACCGTGAGGCGGAAAAAAAGGCTGAAGAACTTTTGCGTATGGTTGAACTGCCGGAAGAGTTTGCCGACCGCTATCCCGGCAACATGAGTGGTGGGCAGCGTCAGCGTGTCGGGATTGCCCGAGCGCTGGCGCTTGAACCAGAGATCCTGGTTTGTGATGAGGCGACCAGTGCACTGGATGTATCGGTGCAGAAAAAGATTATAGAGCTTCTGGTCAGAATACAGCGGGAAAAGAATCTATCCATGATTTTTATCTGTCATGATTTGGCATTGGTATCTCAGATAAGCCATCGTATTGCCGTAATGTATCTCGGTAATATCGTAGAGGTGCTTGCGGGCGACGTACTGAATGAAGCGAAGCATCCTTATACGAAGGCGTTGCTGCAGGCGGTTTTTCCTGTAAAGAAAAAAGAGGGCACAGTGGTCCGGTCGCTGGAGGGAGAGATACCAAGCCCTCTTGACTTGCCGCCAGGGTGCCCGTTTCAGAGCAGGTGTCCGGAGAGCATAGAAAGATGCGGAAGAGAAAAGCCGGTGCTCGAGGAGCTTTGGCCAGGGCACAGTGCCGCCTGCCATTTATTAAAGCTGTAA
- a CDS encoding ABC transporter ATP-binding protein, with amino-acid sequence MLLEVSDLSVSYGEREIVRNVNVSLDEGEVLAIVGESGSGKTTVIRAILGCLPHEGRVSGGKILFEGKNLLENTTAEWCRLCGTKATMVFQDSGSILDPIARIGSQFIEYIREHSPLTKKEAARAAEDMLRKMHLPNTENIMNSYPFELSGGMRQRVGVAMAMVFKPRLLLADEPTSALDVTTQAQVVKEMMEICQQDKTAIIIVTHNIGVAAYMSDKLIVMQAGEIVESGRTDEIIARPQSIYTKELLDAVPQVGGKSYVS; translated from the coding sequence ATGTTGCTAGAAGTATCGGACCTTTCAGTATCCTATGGGGAACGTGAAATTGTCCGGAATGTTAATGTATCGCTTGATGAGGGCGAGGTCCTTGCAATTGTAGGCGAAAGCGGTAGTGGCAAAACAACGGTTATCCGCGCGATTCTTGGCTGCCTGCCGCATGAGGGGCGTGTAAGCGGCGGGAAAATTCTCTTTGAAGGAAAAAATCTATTGGAGAATACCACTGCTGAGTGGTGTCGCCTCTGTGGAACAAAGGCAACTATGGTTTTTCAAGACAGCGGCAGCATACTGGACCCTATCGCCCGTATCGGCAGCCAATTCATAGAGTATATACGTGAACACTCGCCGTTGACAAAAAAGGAAGCAGCCAGGGCAGCAGAAGATATGCTCAGAAAAATGCACTTGCCTAATACGGAAAATATTATGAACAGCTATCCGTTTGAACTGAGCGGCGGTATGCGTCAGCGTGTTGGCGTGGCAATGGCGATGGTTTTTAAACCGCGGCTTCTGCTGGCGGATGAGCCGACCTCGGCTCTGGATGTGACAACCCAGGCGCAGGTAGTAAAAGAAATGATGGAGATTTGCCAACAAGATAAAACGGCAATCATTATTGTTACGCATAATATCGGTGTAGCAGCTTATATGTCGGATAAGCTGATCGTTATGCAAGCAGGCGAGATCGTAGAATCCGGTAGAACGGATGAGATTATCGCCCGGCCACAGTCGATCTATACAAAAGAACTGTTAGATGCGGTACCGCAGGTTGGAGGGAAAAGCTATGTCAGCTGA
- a CDS encoding ABC transporter substrate-binding protein has protein sequence MIVCLAAVFIAGCGGSGKKEADTKTLKIGVTNFADSLEPTENYFGWVVMRYGIGESLAKFDEKMNVQPWLAESWQISGDHMTWTFKIRDGVKFSNGKPLDAAAVKASLERAFAKNKRAVTFFKYKEMKAEGQTLTIFTEKPEPNMPGFLADPLFLIVDVSAEPARNFAKEGPIGTGPYMCKTFVKDKAVMVKNPYYWDGVVPYETVEIPSIDDPNTRAMALQSGEVDMAVNIAAGDIGLFNDAAKFHVDRIASLRTVLARINQQGVLGDPKVRAAFISACDRKVYNEVILKGTFIEGKAPVPPSMDYGFDQLKDPNSYNIERAKQLLAEAGWKDADGDGVLEKDGKKLTVDFVVYNSRAELPIYAEAVQSDAKKVGFDVKIKTVDYNLIDKMGINGEYGLLISNITTANTGDPEIFLNWYWKTNTNGDNPQNGSGYSNPALDAKFAELSTTFDRQQRRQLIIDCQQIIMNDGAALFLGYPETNIISSTLIEGAQMYPSDYYWLTNKIKPAKK, from the coding sequence ATGATAGTGTGTTTGGCGGCGGTCTTTATAGCGGGGTGCGGCGGCAGCGGTAAAAAGGAAGCCGACACAAAGACTCTGAAAATTGGTGTAACCAACTTTGCCGATTCACTGGAGCCGACAGAAAATTATTTTGGCTGGGTTGTCATGCGCTATGGCATCGGGGAAAGCCTGGCGAAATTTGATGAAAAGATGAATGTACAGCCGTGGCTGGCTGAAAGCTGGCAGATCAGTGGCGACCACATGACCTGGACATTTAAAATTAGGGATGGTGTGAAATTCTCGAACGGTAAACCGTTGGATGCGGCTGCTGTTAAGGCATCGCTAGAAAGAGCTTTTGCCAAGAATAAACGGGCAGTAACGTTTTTTAAGTATAAAGAAATGAAGGCTGAGGGCCAAACGCTTACCATCTTTACGGAAAAACCGGAACCTAATATGCCGGGATTTTTAGCTGACCCGCTCTTTTTAATTGTGGATGTATCGGCTGAACCGGCACGTAATTTTGCAAAGGAAGGACCCATTGGTACCGGTCCGTATATGTGCAAGACTTTTGTCAAGGATAAAGCAGTTATGGTGAAAAACCCTTATTACTGGGACGGCGTAGTGCCTTATGAGACGGTTGAAATTCCATCCATAGATGATCCGAATACACGGGCAATGGCTTTGCAGTCTGGCGAGGTGGACATGGCGGTCAATATTGCAGCAGGTGACATTGGTCTTTTTAATGATGCGGCGAAGTTCCATGTTGACAGAATTGCCTCGCTGCGCACCGTATTAGCTCGGATTAATCAACAAGGCGTTTTGGGCGATCCGAAGGTTCGTGCGGCATTTATCAGTGCCTGTGATAGAAAAGTGTACAATGAGGTTATTCTGAAGGGAACCTTTATTGAAGGCAAGGCGCCAGTCCCGCCGTCAATGGATTACGGTTTTGATCAGCTCAAGGATCCGAACAGCTATAATATCGAACGTGCCAAGCAGTTGTTGGCCGAAGCGGGCTGGAAAGATGCTGACGGTGATGGTGTATTGGAAAAAGATGGTAAGAAGCTTACGGTGGATTTTGTAGTATACAACAGCCGCGCTGAACTGCCCATTTATGCTGAGGCTGTGCAGTCTGATGCGAAGAAGGTTGGTTTCGATGTAAAAATCAAGACGGTGGACTATAACTTAATCGATAAAATGGGGATTAACGGCGAATATGGCCTTTTAATTTCAAACATTACGACTGCCAATACCGGCGATCCGGAGATCTTCTTAAATTGGTACTGGAAAACAAATACAAACGGCGATAATCCGCAGAACGGCTCCGGTTACAGCAATCCTGCACTGGATGCGAAGTTTGCTGAACTTTCCACAACGTTTGACCGTCAACAGCGCCGCCAGCTAATTATCGATTGTCAGCAGATCATTATGAACGACGGGGCCGCTTTGTTTCTGGGCTATCCGGAAACAAACATTATTAGTTCAACCTTGATTGAAGGTGCCCAGATGTATCCGTCCGATTATTATTGGCTGACCAATAAGATTAAACCCGCTAAAAAATAA
- the nikC gene encoding nickel transporter permease, producing the protein MGNLTKDKFLFWLYTFFVLLILGFAIFAPWLAPYDPYDAVMRHSLQAPSDEHLFGTDKLGRDCLSRIIYGARTSLMMTLSLVAVITVVGTFIGVLAGYMGGKVDTVLMRIVDMMLAFPGIVLAIAIAGMLGGNIINAILALAAVSWTKYARLGRSLTLKLRQRDFIAAAVTSGSRPLHILWRHILPNILPTIVVTAAMDIGTMIMELSGLSFLGFGAQPPTPEWGLMLNEGRQHIQTAPWLMLYPGAAILMVVTIFNLWGDSLRDIMDPQRAN; encoded by the coding sequence ATGGGAAATTTGACAAAGGATAAGTTCTTGTTCTGGCTTTATACATTTTTTGTCCTTTTGATTCTCGGCTTTGCAATTTTTGCGCCATGGTTGGCTCCTTACGATCCGTATGATGCGGTGATGCGGCATTCCCTGCAGGCACCCTCTGATGAGCACTTGTTTGGGACGGACAAGCTAGGGCGGGATTGTTTGTCACGTATTATTTATGGGGCACGCACTTCGCTGATGATGACGCTGTCGCTGGTCGCCGTGATAACGGTGGTGGGAACTTTTATTGGCGTGTTGGCGGGCTACATGGGGGGAAAGGTAGATACCGTACTTATGCGCATTGTCGATATGATGCTGGCTTTTCCAGGAATCGTGCTGGCTATTGCTATTGCCGGCATGCTGGGCGGCAATATCATCAATGCAATTTTGGCGTTGGCGGCGGTCAGCTGGACTAAGTACGCTCGTTTGGGGCGCAGCCTTACGCTAAAGCTGCGTCAGCGTGACTTTATTGCCGCGGCTGTAACAAGCGGGTCAAGACCGCTCCATATTCTATGGCGCCATATTTTACCCAATATCCTGCCGACAATTGTTGTGACGGCCGCGATGGACATCGGTACAATGATCATGGAATTGTCCGGGTTGTCCTTTTTGGGTTTTGGCGCGCAGCCGCCGACGCCGGAATGGGGTCTTATGCTCAATGAGGGAAGACAGCATATCCAAACAGCTCCTTGGCTGATGCTTTATCCGGGGGCAGCAATTCTGATGGTAGTAACAATTTTTAATCTATGGGGAGACAGCCTGCGCGATATCATGGACCCGCAGCGGGCAAATTGA
- the nikB gene encoding nickel ABC transporter permease — MKGKELVHRLMQMLITLFGVSLLTFSLMYLSPGDPVEMLLEVADTIVSEDTIAETRAQLGLDKPFHVQYFRWLAGVLQGDMGMSYSAKMPVADRLWQSLPGTMVLAASATVTMLLISVPCGILSAVYRNRPLDYLIRGTSFLGVSMPSFWVGLILLYVLGLKLRLFPIAGGEVSFDRMILPTLTLAIAMAAKYTRQVRTAVLEELGQEYITGARIRGFPMHKILWRHVLPNACLPLITLLGLQIGWLLGGVAVIEMVFSWPGLGKMAVHAIEMRDYPLVQGFVLWIAVLYMGINLLVDISYTYLDPRLKKGGC, encoded by the coding sequence TTGAAGGGAAAAGAACTCGTACATCGTTTAATGCAGATGCTTATTACTCTTTTCGGTGTGAGTCTGCTGACATTTTCTCTGATGTATCTGTCACCGGGTGATCCGGTAGAGATGCTGTTGGAGGTAGCTGACACAATTGTTTCAGAGGATACAATTGCCGAGACGCGGGCACAGCTTGGATTGGACAAACCATTTCATGTACAGTATTTCCGCTGGCTCGCAGGTGTCTTACAGGGAGACATGGGCATGTCGTATTCGGCAAAAATGCCCGTAGCTGACCGACTCTGGCAAAGCCTGCCGGGAACTATGGTGCTTGCTGCCTCGGCGACGGTGACAATGCTTCTGATCTCGGTTCCGTGCGGGATACTATCGGCTGTATATCGAAACCGCCCGCTGGATTATCTTATTCGCGGCACTTCGTTTTTGGGCGTATCCATGCCGAGCTTTTGGGTAGGACTCATTTTGTTGTATGTTTTGGGGCTGAAGCTGAGATTGTTTCCGATAGCGGGCGGAGAGGTATCATTCGACAGGATGATTCTTCCCACGTTGACGCTGGCCATTGCGATGGCAGCTAAATATACGCGGCAGGTGCGTACAGCGGTTTTAGAGGAACTGGGACAGGAATATATCACCGGAGCACGGATACGAGGATTTCCTATGCACAAAATTCTCTGGCGCCATGTGCTGCCAAATGCATGCTTGCCGCTTATTACGCTTTTAGGCCTGCAAATTGGCTGGCTTCTGGGCGGCGTGGCTGTCATTGAGATGGTCTTTTCCTGGCCCGGACTTGGCAAAATGGCAGTACATGCCATTGAGATGCGTGACTATCCTTTGGTACAGGGGTTTGTTCTCTGGATTGCAGTTTTGTATATGGGGATCAATTTGTTGGTCGATATTTCCTATACGTATCTTGACCCGCGGCTGAAGAAAGGGGGATGCTGA
- a CDS encoding STAS domain-containing protein, whose protein sequence is MSVWVTTDNRQVYMNVSGDVFVEHLNFLEQNMLKHLQYGYRRIVVNINNIGHLDHDGIHVFQYVREKMLKHGGELIIEDEKGKLAI, encoded by the coding sequence ATGTCTGTATGGGTAACAACTGATAACCGACAAGTATATATGAATGTAAGCGGTGATGTATTTGTAGAGCATCTTAATTTTCTGGAGCAAAATATGCTGAAGCATTTGCAGTATGGGTATCGGCGTATTGTGGTTAATATTAATAATATCGGACATCTTGATCATGATGGTATCCATGTTTTTCAATATGTGCGTGAAAAGATGCTAAAGCATGGCGGAGAATTGATTATTGAAGATGAAAAAGGGAAATTAGCCATTTAA
- a CDS encoding FeoA family protein: MNTALTTIPLSTLGIGSVCQIVSLNLQGLLRRRILDLGMVPGTPVQCIRKSPAGDPVAYMVRDTLIALRSEDASQIHVNPM, from the coding sequence ATGAATACTGCATTAACAACAATTCCATTATCAACACTGGGCATAGGATCTGTATGCCAGATCGTATCCCTTAATTTACAAGGCTTACTGCGCCGCCGCATTCTAGACTTAGGTATGGTACCAGGAACGCCTGTCCAATGCATTCGCAAAAGCCCAGCAGGTGACCCTGTAGCCTATATGGTACGTGATACTCTCATTGCTTTGCGCAGTGAAGACGCCAGTCAAATTCATGTGAATCCGATGTAA
- a CDS encoding FeoB small GTPase domain-containing protein, whose product MSNSTIEEHQKFLSEHFGISTTPGQFTVALAGNPNVGKSTVFNALTGLHQHTGNWPGKTVDNAQGSFTYLDRSFLMIDLPGTYSILAHTVEEQVARDFICFGKPDATLVVLDATCLERNLNLALQVMEITPKIIVCVNLIDEAEKKNIKIDISALQKDLGVPVVATAARNGKGLDTLRQKLYEMSTGLCTPAPRQINYSSEVENAIQQLLPKVSRLIGSNLNPRWVALRLLDGDKAFINSISQYLDFDLHSTRLQEVAV is encoded by the coding sequence ATGAGCAATTCTACGATTGAAGAACATCAGAAATTTCTGAGTGAGCATTTTGGAATTTCAACGACTCCTGGGCAATTTACGGTAGCTTTAGCTGGTAATCCTAACGTAGGAAAAAGCACTGTTTTTAATGCGCTAACCGGCTTACATCAGCACACAGGAAATTGGCCTGGAAAAACCGTTGATAATGCTCAAGGAAGTTTTACGTATCTCGATCGCTCTTTTTTAATGATCGACTTACCTGGCACTTATTCGATCTTAGCCCATACAGTAGAAGAGCAAGTTGCCAGAGACTTTATTTGTTTTGGCAAACCGGATGCAACACTAGTAGTATTAGATGCTACCTGCCTTGAACGCAATCTTAATTTGGCATTGCAAGTCATGGAAATCACACCGAAGATTATTGTTTGCGTCAATCTGATTGATGAAGCAGAAAAGAAAAATATTAAGATCGATATCTCTGCTTTACAAAAAGATTTAGGTGTACCAGTTGTTGCCACTGCTGCCCGTAATGGAAAAGGTCTCGACACCCTGCGTCAAAAGTTATATGAAATGTCTACAGGGCTTTGCACCCCAGCTCCCAGACAGATTAACTATTCTTCTGAAGTGGAAAATGCTATTCAACAACTTCTGCCAAAAGTATCAAGATTAATCGGCTCGAATCTCAACCCTCGCTGGGTAGCGCTGCGATTATTAGATGGAGATAAAGCTTTTATCAACAGCATCAGTCAATATCTTGATTTTGATCTGCATTCAACACGCTTACAGGAGGTTGCTGTATGA
- a CDS encoding nucleoside recognition domain-containing protein: protein MSAAIKPMITLEEICTEAEKIRLSNPDLGDKIVSDIYQNAEMIAGPAVSKNSTDSRSWDHKLDDVLTSRLFGYPIMFALLSVIFWITIAGANVPSQMIADTLFAFQDQLLIWFELAGAPSWLTGILVLGMFRGLAWVIAVMLPPMAIFFPLFTLLEDLGYLPRVAFNLDNMFKKCRACGKQILTMCMGFGCNAAGVVSCRIIDSPRERLIAVLTNNFVPCNGRFPTLIAIATIFMGGMVVSELQIAVASLVVTSLVVLGIFVTFAVSWALSHTLLKGEASSMVLELPPYRKPQLGAIFYRSLIDRTIFVLKRAIIMAAPAGAITWMLANIYIEEISIIGYLAAWLQPFAYAIGLDGFILLAFILGLPANEIVMPILLMCYLSTGQMMEFGTLEELRDILINNNWTWLTAVCTMLFCLLHWPCTTALLSAYKETGSKKWTFLTFLIPTVIAFIVCFIVAQSARLLNLV, encoded by the coding sequence ATGAGCGCTGCAATAAAACCTATGATCACCCTGGAGGAAATATGCACTGAGGCGGAAAAAATCCGCCTCAGTAATCCCGACTTAGGTGATAAAATTGTATCTGATATTTATCAAAACGCTGAAATGATAGCAGGGCCAGCCGTAAGTAAAAATTCCACTGATTCACGCAGTTGGGATCATAAGCTAGACGACGTTTTAACCTCCCGATTATTTGGTTATCCTATCATGTTTGCTTTACTTAGCGTCATCTTCTGGATTACGATTGCAGGGGCAAATGTTCCCTCTCAAATGATTGCTGACACGCTTTTTGCATTTCAGGATCAGCTTTTAATCTGGTTTGAATTAGCAGGAGCTCCCTCCTGGTTAACTGGTATATTAGTCTTAGGTATGTTTCGCGGCCTCGCCTGGGTTATCGCGGTTATGCTGCCGCCTATGGCAATCTTCTTTCCCTTGTTCACACTGCTGGAAGATTTAGGATACTTACCAAGAGTAGCCTTTAATCTCGATAATATGTTTAAGAAATGCCGTGCTTGCGGCAAGCAAATACTCACCATGTGCATGGGGTTTGGCTGTAATGCTGCTGGCGTCGTTTCCTGCCGTATCATTGATTCTCCTCGTGAACGATTAATTGCTGTGCTGACTAACAACTTTGTACCATGCAATGGACGATTTCCTACCTTGATTGCGATCGCCACTATTTTTATGGGCGGTATGGTGGTATCAGAATTACAAATTGCAGTAGCCTCACTAGTAGTAACGAGCTTAGTTGTGTTAGGAATTTTTGTAACCTTTGCTGTATCTTGGGCTTTATCACACACACTGCTAAAGGGAGAAGCTTCTTCGATGGTCTTAGAGCTGCCTCCTTACCGCAAACCCCAATTAGGCGCTATTTTTTATCGTTCTCTCATTGACCGCACAATCTTCGTCCTAAAACGGGCCATTATCATGGCAGCACCAGCAGGTGCCATTACGTGGATGCTTGCCAATATCTACATAGAAGAGATAAGTATCATTGGTTATTTAGCAGCTTGGCTGCAGCCCTTTGCTTACGCCATTGGCCTGGACGGTTTTATTCTTTTAGCCTTTATCCTAGGTCTTCCTGCTAATGAAATCGTTATGCCAATTCTTCTCATGTGCTATTTATCAACTGGTCAAATGATGGAGTTTGGTACTTTAGAAGAACTGCGGGATATTCTCATCAATAATAACTGGACTTGGTTAACCGCTGTCTGCACAATGCTCTTTTGCCTGCTTCACTGGCCTTGCACCACAGCCTTGCTATCCGCTTATAAAGAAACAGGCAGCAAGAAATGGACCTTTTTGACATTTCTGATTCCTACTGTCATTGCGTTCATAGTATGCTTTATAGTAGCCCAGTCAGCACGATTACTCAATTTAGTATAG
- a CDS encoding metal-dependent transcriptional regulator, giving the protein MLSPSLEDYLEELYRFSLYNDIVRVTDISRKLNVSLPSVSKALRKLKAGQYINYQRYGIIDLTDKGKKTGNFLVERNKILQEFLTLICADCDIAAEAEAMEHYLSKETIKSIQLLVKFMQDHTEYYNIFLEHVMNQEKKEEK; this is encoded by the coding sequence ATGCTATCACCCAGTTTGGAAGATTATTTAGAAGAATTATATCGCTTTTCTTTATATAATGATATTGTTCGGGTTACAGATATAAGCCGAAAATTGAATGTATCGCTACCCTCTGTAAGTAAAGCGTTACGTAAATTAAAAGCTGGACAATATATAAATTATCAACGCTACGGCATTATTGATCTAACTGATAAAGGGAAAAAGACCGGAAATTTCTTAGTCGAGAGAAATAAGATATTGCAGGAATTTCTCACTTTGATTTGTGCTGATTGTGATATAGCAGCAGAGGCAGAAGCTATGGAGCATTATCTTTCCAAAGAAACGATCAAATCAATTCAATTGCTCGTAAAATTTATGCAAGATCATACGGAATATTATAATATTTTTTTAGAGCACGTAATGAATCAAGAAAAGAAGGAAGAAAAATGA
- a CDS encoding HD-GYP domain-containing protein: MRQIRLTEVHPGMILARNLYSRKGHILLASGVRLTEVYLHKLRRLKVKTLFIHDERYEDIAIPEYLSVETQQRAFSILSSTMEKIHNKEAFAIDDISSIASDIVEELIIQPAISIQLTGIATHDDYTLDHSLNCAIYAALLAHSCSFSIPQIKEITCGALLHDVGKMNVDKKIINKPDRLTEKEFGIIKQHPQSGFNLLVKKRWELSSLVAHMAWQHHEKIDGTGYPRGLQGEEILNYARLLAITDVYEAITGCRPYRKAMNLEEAYDIIRSGLGTAFDEHFGKIFLSKMALYFPGMEVLLNTGEKAIVVSLLEHTPRQPIIRLIAYPDGTAYSPPIEINLAENSHLSIVSTSI, from the coding sequence TTGCGACAGATTAGGTTAACGGAAGTACACCCAGGTATGATATTAGCACGAAACCTTTACAGCAGAAAAGGACATATCCTGCTTGCTTCAGGAGTCAGGCTAACGGAAGTCTACCTTCACAAGTTACGAAGGTTGAAAGTAAAAACTCTCTTTATTCACGACGAAAGATATGAAGATATAGCGATTCCAGAATATTTATCTGTAGAAACTCAGCAACGGGCCTTCTCTATATTAAGTTCCACTATGGAAAAAATTCATAATAAAGAAGCCTTTGCCATAGACGATATCAGTTCTATTGCCTCTGATATCGTTGAAGAATTAATTATTCAACCCGCCATAAGCATCCAATTAACTGGAATTGCAACTCATGATGACTACACCTTAGATCACTCCTTAAATTGTGCTATTTATGCTGCTCTATTGGCTCATTCTTGTAGTTTTTCCATTCCCCAAATCAAAGAAATCACCTGTGGTGCCCTGCTTCACGATGTCGGTAAAATGAACGTCGATAAAAAAATTATCAATAAACCGGATCGCTTAACAGAAAAAGAATTTGGCATCATTAAGCAGCATCCACAATCTGGATTTAATTTATTGGTGAAAAAACGCTGGGAGCTGTCAAGCCTTGTTGCTCACATGGCATGGCAGCATCACGAAAAAATAGATGGCACAGGATACCCGCGAGGACTCCAGGGTGAAGAAATTCTAAATTATGCTCGTTTATTGGCAATTACCGACGTATATGAAGCGATTACAGGGTGCCGCCCATACCGTAAAGCTATGAATTTGGAAGAGGCATATGATATTATTCGCTCTGGTTTAGGAACTGCTTTTGACGAGCATTTCGGCAAAATATTCTTATCTAAAATGGCCTTATATTTTCCAGGAATGGAGGTCCTGCTAAATACAGGAGAAAAGGCTATTGTCGTCTCCTTATTGGAGCATACCCCTCGTCAGCCGATAATCCGTCTTATTGCCTACCCTGATGGAACCGCCTATTCCCCGCCTATCGAAATTAACCTGGCAGAAAATTCTCATCTTTCCATTGTAAGCACATCGATATAA